A section of the Mycolicibacterium anyangense genome encodes:
- a CDS encoding RNA polymerase sigma factor SigF, which translates to MFRELATLPADSPEFQRQRDRIVQRCLPLADHIARRFDGRGEPRDDLVQVARVGLVNAVIRFDVETGSDFVSFAVPTIMGEVRRHFRDNSWSVKVPRRLKELHLRLGAATSELSQRLGRAPTASELAEELEMDREEVIEGLVAGSSYNTLSIDSGGGGGDDDAPAIADTLGDVDTSLDQIENREALRPLLAALPERERTVLLLRFFESLTQTQIAERVGISQMHVSRLLAKSLARLRDELQ; encoded by the coding sequence ATGTTCCGGGAGCTGGCGACGCTGCCGGCGGACTCCCCGGAGTTCCAGCGCCAGCGTGACCGGATTGTCCAGCGGTGCCTGCCGCTGGCCGACCACATCGCCCGTCGATTCGATGGTCGTGGCGAGCCGCGCGACGACCTCGTCCAGGTAGCCCGCGTCGGTCTGGTCAATGCCGTGATCCGGTTCGACGTCGAAACCGGTTCGGACTTCGTGTCCTTCGCGGTGCCGACCATCATGGGTGAAGTTCGACGGCACTTCCGGGACAACAGCTGGTCGGTGAAGGTGCCCCGGCGGCTCAAGGAATTGCACCTGCGACTGGGCGCGGCCACATCCGAACTGTCCCAGCGATTGGGCCGGGCGCCGACCGCCAGCGAGCTGGCCGAAGAACTCGAGATGGACCGGGAAGAGGTCATCGAGGGCCTGGTCGCGGGTAGCTCCTACAACACGCTGTCGATCGACAGCGGCGGCGGCGGCGGTGACGACGATGCCCCCGCGATCGCCGACACCCTGGGGGATGTGGACACCAGCCTCGATCAGATCGAGAACCGGGAAGCGCTGCGGCCGCTACTCGCAGCGCTTCCGGAACGCGAGCGAACCGTGCTGTTGCTGCGATTCTTCGAATCGCTGACCCAAACTCAGATCGCCGAGCGGGTCGGGATCTCCCAGATGCACGTGTCGCGGTTACTGGCTAAATCGCTAGCTCGGCTCCGGGACGAGCTGCAGTAG
- a CDS encoding STAS domain-containing protein: MIHSTNPSTDGVTMPVLGTDRPERSAAQQSVDCHAARFTTHWPDPAVGIVTVSGELDASNSVEFAAYVEQSAADGVRLVLDLSTLEFFGTAGFSALHTINVRCAHSGARWALVSGEAVARLLRVCDRDKVLPVAGTVPEAITLLDGEPRRLLQLVPEPS, encoded by the coding sequence GTGATCCACAGTACGAATCCTTCGACTGATGGAGTCACCATGCCTGTATTAGGAACAGATCGTCCGGAGCGTTCGGCTGCACAGCAGTCCGTTGATTGCCACGCCGCCCGCTTCACTACCCACTGGCCGGATCCGGCCGTCGGCATCGTCACCGTCTCCGGTGAGCTCGATGCGTCGAACTCGGTCGAGTTCGCCGCGTATGTCGAGCAGTCAGCCGCCGATGGCGTGCGCCTGGTCTTGGACCTGAGCACGCTGGAATTCTTTGGTACCGCCGGTTTTTCGGCCTTGCACACGATCAATGTGCGCTGTGCACACTCCGGCGCCCGGTGGGCGCTGGTCTCCGGCGAAGCAGTAGCCAGGCTGCTGCGGGTCTGCGATCGGGACAAGGTCCTGCCGGTCGCAGGCACCGTGCCGGAAGCCATCACGCTGCTCGACGGCGAGCCCCGCAGGCTACTGCAGCTCGTCCCGGAGCCGAGCTAG